TCGCAAAGATCCCGAAGATGTGAACCGGCAATAATGGAATGATCACATATTGAATGACCTTTTCAATAATACTTCTCAGATCTTCAAACCCTTTTTGAAGCGTATCTCCCTTAATAGAAGCAAGTCCTATACCAATTACGAACGCAAGTATTAAAGCCGTCATTACACTCATAACAGGTGGCATATCAACAGTGAAAAATCCTTCTACTAAAAATTCTTCCGGGTTTTCAAAGTTCCCGTCCAGGCTTCCAACTGTTAAAATGTTAGGAAAAACGTTACTGCCTACAACAAAGGCTAATAAACCAGCAATAATCGTAGAACCATACGCAACGCCTGCTGTCAAACCAACAAGCTTCCCGGCTCCCTTCCCTAACTCACCAATTCCAGGTGCGATAAAGGATAAGATAATAAGCGGGATAATAAAGTTTAGAAAGTTCCCAAACAAACCATTAAACGTAGCGAACAATTCTATTCCCGTTTGAGGAAGTACTAATCCACTAATAATTCCTAGTGCAATGCCAATTAAAAGTCGTGGTAATAATCCTATTTTCATGTTTTGTCCTCCTCAGGTGAACAACCGTTTTCTCTTGATGGATACAAGTATAGACCTTGAACCCTTATTTGTTAAGGAAAAAACATAAATTCGGAATTTTCAGTTTATAGACCGCTTTCATATATACCGTAGCGTTCTTCTAATCCCCACATATATACAGCATGATTTCTTATCGAGGCGTAAATACTAAACCTCATAACGCTTGTTAGGAGGGATCGTATGCTTTCATCAGAAGATCAACATACATTTCAGAAAAGATTGATGAAACAACGAGAAGAGTTAGAAACGCATTTAGAACACAATGATCATTACGATCTAGAATCAGAGTCGGATCATGAATCCGTCTCCGAACTCTCCAACTATGATAACCACCCTGGAGATACAGCTACGTTTCTTTATGAACGAGAGAAGGATATTGCTTTAAATGAGCATGCAGAACAAGAGCTTAAAGATATTGACCATGCTCTAGAGAGAATAGAGGAAGGGCGTTATGGGCAATGCGAGGCCTGTGGAAAGGATATACCACAAGCACGTTTGGATGCTTTACCTACCACAACATTTTGCATTGAACACAGCCCTAGTCAACAAGAACATGAAGAAAGACCCGTGGAAGAAGAAATTCTTCAACCTGGCTTTAGAAGGCATTCTGATGAAGCTGCCGTGACTAACTTTTATGACTCTGAAGATTCATGGCAAGATGTGGCCCGTTATGGAACTTCAGATACCCCGTCCGATTTTTCCGGACAGGACATTTCTGATTATGATGATACGTTCATTAATTCAGATGAACCTATCAGTTATGTAGAGGATTACGAAAACTTCACAGGAAATGATCTATATGGCAAAAATATCAAAGTCTATCCAAATGAAGCACATGAAGAGTATGAAGAAGACTTAGATGAAGACGGAATGATGTCCATTCTAGGGGACATTCCTTATCATGAAGGAGATACCTATACAGAGGAATAAAAAAAGCCTTGCCATTGGGCGAGGCTTTTACTCTTTATTCTTAACCTGATCTTCTGTATCGTGGTCTCTATCCTCTAGAGGATCAATATCAATGGCAGGTGTATTGTTGTTCATATAATATTGGGAAAGATTCTCCCCTTCCATCCCTCTATCTTCGTGATCTTCACCATTGAATGCTTGACTTAACTTACTATTCGCTGTAAAAGCTTCTGACATTTGATGATCTTCACTATTTCGCTTTTTATCACTCATATGATCTAACCTCCTGTTGTATAATGCTTCTATTAAACGTTTCCCTGATTAGGGAGATCTTAACCACAAATATTGTTCGGAACAAAATCTCCCCTATTCATTATATAAATTGAAATATTCAATCGCCAACTCGCTTCTAATAGTAAAGGAGGGATTCTCTATGGAATTCGAACTGCATACCTATGAAGGTGCTTTTCCCAACCAAGTTACAGTGGACCCAGATAACGGAGTATATACGATAAGGACAGCAGACACTAGTGGGCAAGTATTTAATTCTCAGCAAGAGTTAGTGTCATGGGTGGAGCAAAATTGGAATAAAGAGGTTTTTGTCCATCCTGAACAATACGAACAAATGATGAAAAAGATTCGTTCTGAAATCAATGAATGATCTATAAGGAAACGTAAAAACTATAAAGACAGGAAGGGAGGGTACACTGATGACGAAACGAAAAGTAGCTAGAGATGCAGCTTTAAAAAACAATTCCACACCTACAGAAAGTATGACAAATGTGGAATTAACAGATGAAACGAAGAGTCAGGAAGATATGCAACGAGGTGCAAATCGAAATTCAAAACACGGCTTACAAGGCGGACATAAAAAATAAGAGGAAGATCTTCCTCTTATTTTTTTCATGATTGAAGGTTTTCAATTTGTTGATTGATCCTTGAAAGTTGTTCCTCTTTCTCTTCTTCACTTAAACCTTCATCGGACTCTACCTGGTCCTTTTTAGCTTTTAAAACCCTAATAGCAAAGTCCGCTTCATTTACTTCTTTCGCTAATGATACAGCTTGATCATACTCATTCAATTGGAAATGGCTATTGGCAGCGAGCCAAGTTGAGCGCGTCCCATTAACTTTTTTATGAAGCTCTAACACCTTTTCATAATCGTCATTGATCCATGCCTTTTCCATCATAACTCTAGGGGATTTGGACTCTATTTGAAGAATAACCTGATTGGCCTCTTGTGTTTGAAGCGAAACTAAATTCTCTACGACAGCTTCTTTTAAAGAATCTTTTAATGTATTTGCTTCCCTCAATGACTTAATGGTTCCGTCTAGAAGAGCCTCTGTTTCCCCGTTCACATTCTGCAAGCCTTCTAATAATCGGATAGCCTTTTCATGGTCATTCTGCAAGGAAGCTTGATAAGCAGCGGCACGTGCTTGTTGTGAAGCAAGCTGTCCCTTCAGCTCTTCCACCTCTTCTCTATATTCTAGTGATTTGCTATCGTCTTGATCTGCAGAAGTGCCTCCGCTGAATCCGATCCCTAATCCTAGCACAAGCATAGAGCCAGCAAGAATAAACGGATTTATCTTTGAAGATCGTTTAGGATCATCTTTAGAGTTAGGTGGTGGGCTAATAAGCTCTTCTAATTCATCGAGGCGTTTTGCTTGAGCCATTCTTTGGGCGAGTCTAGATTCATCCCAAGTAAGATGTGAGCTCCCTTTTCTTAAAATATGATGAAACGAATAAGAGGAAAACATGGATAAAAGGCAGGCTTGAAAAGCTTTAAATAGCTCTCCTTCCTCGTCGTTTGAAGGGGGAAGAACTTCTCTTAATCCTCTGTGACCAATCTTTAGACCATGTTCAGGATGGACAAAAAGATTATCTGGGTCCATGTAAGGGATGTAAGGCGATCCCTCTAACCTTCGTAATTGAAAAAGGTGGGCTAATGATGCCTTTTTCTCTTCTGTTGATGACGAGTGCTTAGAGCTCAGTGGGACAAAAGCTGGATCGGTCTCATACGCTATCTTTAGCCTGTCCTCTTCCATATAGATCTCACCCACTCGCAGAAATAGTGGAAGGCCTCGTTTAAGTTCTTCTAACTGTTCTGTTTCTACAATATGTGTATCTTCTTTCAACACGATTGCGGTTAAGAATCGATTCTTTTCGTCTTGTTGAAGCTGAATAGGCTCTTCCACAGGCCCTCCCCTCCTTTCTTTTGAATACGGTGAAGGTCAGCCTCAATCTCACATAGAGAAACCGACCGTGCTTCTATTGGACTTGTTAATCTCTTGCTCCATGCATGAATTTCTGGATTCTTTAGCCTTTTGTCATTCAAATAACAAAGAAGCGCACCAAATCCATATAAGTCGGTTCTAACGTCTCCTTGAGATCTTACATATTGCTCCGGGGCCGCGAAACCTTCCGTCCCAATAGGGAAAGCGTCCTCTTCCTCAAATACACTAATCCCAAAATCAATAAGCGATACCTCTTTTGGTGAGTAAACAATAATATTTGAAGGAGAAAGATCTCTATGCACAATAGGGCGATCGCGACAATGGAGATCATGAAGAATCTTACATAAAGTCCTGCAAATCTGAAGTAGTTCATCACTGGAAGCATCTTTCATAAATGATGAAAGGGTGCTTCCCTCTTTGTATTCCTGAAGGGTTTCAACCCACCCTGTACTCTTATCAATATCAATATGGTAAAAAGAAGGAATAGCTGGAGTATCCATGGTGATAAGTTTCTCAGCTTCGTTTATAAGCTGCTTAGAGAGAGGGTGATTTTTTTTCATTATTTTCAGGATGAAGCGCCCTGGCCGATTAGGGGTGTGGACTAATGAGACAGAGGCTGAGCTTTCATTCTTAAATTCCTTGATTCGTTTATAAGAACCCACTTGATTGTCATACATGCGCAGGTTCCGGATGATGGAAGGTCAACGTGCTATTTCCAATGATCACTTTGTCGTTATCTTTTAATTCATATACCTTATAAGGAATTAATGGATTCTCATTCACATAGGTTCCATTCTTAGATCCTAAGTCTTTCACCCCGTAGTGATCTCCTACCTTTGTAAATTCAGCGTGGACACGCGAAACACCCTCAACATCTTCTACGTGATGAACCATTTCATGATGTCTCCCGATCACGAAATGATCACGATTGATATTGACTGATTCTGTTTCATTGTTACGACGGACGGTTAAGAATGGAACGATGTCGCCTTTAATAGATTGGTAAGCGTATGATCCCCCATTCTCTTCTCCTAATGGATTTGTCTGAAATTCTTCTTCCACTCTTTCATCCGAAACAGACTTTGTTTCTCTGATAGAAGGAACCGAGAGCTCCTCTTCATTCTGAAGTTCTGAAGGCTTCTTAGGATTCTTTGTTTTTTTAGATCTTTGAAAAATTCCTTTTCGCCATGCGAGATAACTACCATCAAGTATTGGAATGAGAATCGTAGAAATTGTGCTTATATAAAACCAAAGGGAAGTACCAGTAGATTGATAAACCTTCCAAAATAACGCAATAGCTAAAGCAGAACCAGCAAACAAGTACACCTTCTCACGGTCAGAAACGTTGGATGCTTCTTTCTTCCCCTTCTCCTTTTTATCTCGATCGGTATGAACCTCATTCATATCTTCAGGTTTCATTGGTTCTCCATCTTTCATGGAAGCATCTTGTAATGGATGATTAGATTCTTGAGCTCTCGCTTCATCAAATGCATGATAGACAGACATAGACATCAGGAGTTCTTTTAAACCCTGTAAGTTATAGGAGGGACTTGCCACATACTGGCTTACTTCTTCTTGTTTTTCACCCTGAAGATGCTCATATTCTTCAAGCAGTTCATTTAATAAGGAACGAAGATCATCCGAAATATCTCCTTCCCTATCTAACTCTTTCATAGGAAGATAAGTCAGATAAACGTCTCCTACATCCCTTCCGATAAAGATGAAGTCTCGTTCAAGAACAAACTGGTTGTGATTAAGCATATATAAAGAACTCGCTTCGATCGCTTCAATAATATGAATAAAAAGATGGGCGAAATCATTCCATGATAACCGTTTCTCACGTAGATAGGGGGTGAGCATCCGTTTTGAGGAAAGGTCATAGTGAAGACGTAACTGCAGATCCATTTCATCTACCTTGACCGGCAATAAACGAGGGACAGTGTTGGACTGCATCATTTTCATCTGCAGGGCATTCAGGTCCTCCTCCTTCAAATGACGACCCTCTTTCCCCAAGCACACTAACTGGAGACCATTTTGTTGTCTAAAATCAAACGAGTATCCAAAAATCGTAGAATTCAACCTATTCCCTCCGTTCTCTCTTTTAATTAGCTTTATAAAAAATAATAATAGGTAGTTAAAACAGCTGGTAATACTGCATACATAAAGGGAAACCTTGTTCTTTTGTTTTGCTTAAAGGCATCTAACTGAGAAGGATTTCTTTGTAGTACTCGCATCGTTCTTTCATATAAACGTATAAAAACCCTTTGCATTGGGGTCCTGACCACGAGCAAGATCACAATTCCAATGACACCTGCGTAAACGACAGAATACATCATCAAATAAAGCGTAAATTCAATTCCCATAATCGCCCCAATCGCAGCAAATAGCTTTACATCACCTGCCCCGATCGCTTTAAACATATAAAGTAGCAAAAAGATGCCCCCAGATACCAACAGCCCAAGACCTGAGAAAAGAAATCCGTTAATCCCTCCTGTCAGAAGGTGATACATTAAACCAGTCACCATTCCTATAGCCGTTAGCCAGTTGGGTAGTTTGTGATAGTTCACATCCCATATAAACGCTACAATAATAAATGCTATAAACAGTGCATCATACATCCCCACTAATCATCTCACCCCAGCTTGTATGCTCTTTCCTTATTTGAATAGATGGGTAGGAAACGAGTTCACCTACAATTACTTTTCTTTTTCAACGTTTGTAAATTCCCATCCTACTCTTCTATTCTTCATATCTGATGTAATGTAATCCGATTGTAAGGTATAGGAATCACCTTTAATAACATAATAAATTCTGCCAGTTTCTGTCTCACCAGACTCGATGTTACCGGCCAATAATTGCTCATTTCCAACCTGAATAGTTGAGCTTTTCTTACTAACTTTCGTTAACAGATCAAATGTTGAAAATGCATCTTCTACAGTAATAGTTGAATCTCCAGTATTTTCAATCGTAAAAGTAGGAATAACAAAGCGACCCGTTTCAGCTTTTTCACCATTTACTTGATCGGTGATCTCTACCTCATCTAGGGTCATTTTATAATTTCCAATCGGCGTCTTAAAATGATGGGTTTCCCCCACCGAATAGTAAACGTCTTCACTTGAGGAGACTTTTTCTGAGTTATCTTGTTGTTGGTTCGCTTGACTGCTATTGTCGTTCTCTTTTTTTGACGTATCACTACAACCAGAAGCTAGAATAGCTAGAACCATACTAAAAATTAAGGTTTTGACAACGGTTCGCATGAACTCCCACCTTTCTTTATTTTCCTTCTTTATTCGAAAACTTCCAATCTATGTATTAGTTCCTTAAGGTATTAGCCTCCAGTCCAGAGCCTTTCTGTTGCTCTCTTCTTTAGAATAATCGTCCGATCGACAAATGGCAGAACAATATCCAACTTGTATTCTGCTGTAATACTTACCATACCTTTTATATCAGCAGGAAGTTCTACAGTAGCTTTTATATCATCTGGATTAAAAAATGAACCTGGCACATTCTCTCTAAAACTCTCTTGAACCGAAGATTCAATAGCTCCTTGTGAAAGCTGTTCAATAACATTCAAGCCCGTTTCCCCAACACCAAAATCACTTAAAGACTTTCCTGACCATTTTTCAACATTCTCAAGAGAAATTAAGTCCATAGTAGCTCCTTTAATACGGTCATCTATGATAGAAGCTGGTGTTTCAGTAACATACGTCGCCGGGTAAGCATGAGTTGCTATCGTTTGGGTAGTGGAGGATACTGATTCTTCGAGTCCAATTTCTGCAATAGAAATACGTATAAGGGTGGCTAAAAAAACGACAAACAAGAGAAAAAAGGGTAAGATCATTGCAGCTTCTAACGTAATACTTCCTTTCACATTTCGAAACATTAGACCTCCCCCCTCCTTTGCTTAGATAAGTACATTAATAAGAACTATTCCGCATCCTTTTCTACTTCCTCATTGGAAAATTTCCAACCTAGCGTTTTAGTACCTTCCATATCCGCTGTCACATATCTGGATTTTATTTCATAGGTTTTTCCAGCTTTCATATCATAATAAACTTTCCCGTTCAAAGTTTCGCCAGGTTGAATTTCCTTAGTCCACCAATCCTTTTGATCTCCAATAACTCTTGTCTGGCTGATCATTATTAAAGGTGTTTTTATATCAAAAGTAGAGAATATAGATTCTACTTTTACTGCCTTATCCCCGGTGTTCTCAATACTAAATTCAGGAATAATAAACTCACCATTCATAGATTCTTCACTATCCACTACTTTTTTTTCGACGACATTTTTAAGATTCATTTTGTAGCTACCAAGTGTGGTTTCAAAATTATGGGTTTCTCCAATCTCGATTAATTGATTGCTTTCTTCATTATCAGGTTGTGTGGTTGTTTGATCAGAAGAATCTTTTGCGTCACTTGTAGTTTCATTTTCAGATTGATTATTACATGCAGAAAGAACTGCTATTAATACCAGTAGTACGATTATTTTTATAGTCTTTTTCATCATTTAACCCTCCATTAGTCATTTAATACGAGTAAACAATTTTTGTTTCAATATAATACCTACCGTTTGAAACATCTCCGTTTACAATATTAGCTCTACCCAATAATTTGGTAATCCCAGGCAAGAACCATAAATCAACAGAAGATTCAACATTAGCCTTTATATAGGTAGGTAATTTAGACATATCTGAATTTGTAGACTTATCTACTGATGCCTGTATTCTTGCAATTTTCTTACCTTCTGGATGTAAGAAAAGAAACATCCTCAAATAAAATTTGTAATCAGTAAGCATAGAATAATCAGGTTTATAACCGTTTAGATCCACAAAAGAAACTTCTCCTCCAGAGGTTAAAACTTCCATATTGTCCAGAGTTTTTTCCAACGCCACGCTTAATGCATACCAAAATTTCGCCCATGGATGAGGGATTAATTTTACTGTTTCATTATTTGAAAATTCCCCCGCCAAGTTCAAAGCGAGACGCGTTAAAAATAGTTCCGTCAAAGCATAACCATAATTAATCCCAGGTTGGTGGGATCCATAAATGATGTATTCTACTTCTCTATTGGAATAAAGGTATGCTTCTGGTAAACATTTGTACATTGGTGTTTGGTTACCACAACTAGATAATTCACTTGGATTTTGAACACTTTTAAATCTAGTCATAATGTATTCATTTATATATGCCTCATCCCTCACACCTGTAAGGATTTCACTCAAGTTACCAAATAGATCATCCATTTGATTTACCGCAGCCTTTGAAGTCCCCTCAGCGCTAGTCATTTCATCAACGCTAATTGCATTAGACCCTGTGTAATTCCCTAATAAAGTTTGTAATTCATCATATTCTCCTTTATCCTTATACGTTGCTTTCCCTTGTTCAAAGATATCTTTTGCTAGCTTAAATTTATCCTTAGCTTTCTCTTTTTTACCAGCAGCAATATCATTTTCTGTAAAATACTCTTTTGGAATATAGGTAGTAAAGTCTTGATTAATAGTATTAACTGTCTTTCTCCATTTTCCATAAGGATCTCTAATACTTTTTATAAGAGAAGCAAGGTTTGGTGGTTTGCTCTCTGATTGAAATGCTTCCTTCATAACATCTTCAAGATGGCGGATGCGGTCTAGTGCTGAAGAGGAAGTCTTATCTCCTATATACTGGTGTGCATCTTTGATCTTGCCTTCTAAGGTCGTTAAAGGAGCCTTCTTTATCACATATTGATCCACACTGTTACTTGCCTCTTGCATACCTTGTGTATCCGCACTAGCACATTTCGATCTCATCCGTTCGTACTTGGCGTCATTCTTCTCTTTAAATCCATCAATCTCTTTTTCTATTTTTTCATTCAACTTTATAACTTCTTCTAAATCGTCCTGTGCCTTCTTTAACGATTTAGTCGCTATATTCAGTTGTTTCTCAATTGTATTGACAGTACTTTTTGAGTTTGACTCAAAATCTGGTCGATCTTCCCCTTCAGTATCATCCTCATAGTCATCAAAATTCACAAGGATATCTTGAAGGTCTGATGCAGAAGGATAACTCCTTTTATTTCCGTTTACTTTGTCTTTGATGCGGAAAAGTGCTTCGTTCGCCTTACGTAGTTCTTCTTTTAAGTCATTAATTGCTGTACTTCTCTTTGTGAATTCCGGATCAACTTCACTAGCGATATTCACAAATTCTGATGTTTTCTCCATCGCACATGCTACGGGGTTAAGCTGTTCTGTTATAAGTTTTCCGTATTCCACAGGGGCCGTGTATTTCATATCTTCCAAGATCTGATGCTTAAATACATCGACGTTTCTAAGCGTTCTATCGGGGTCACTTTCCAATGTATATTCTTCTAATTGATTATCTATAAAGTGAAAATAGTCCCCTTCAGCGTTTAAATTACTTTTAAATACTTCTTCAAAA
The nucleotide sequence above comes from Pontibacillus chungwhensis. Encoded proteins:
- a CDS encoding TraR/DksA C4-type zinc finger protein, whose product is MLSSEDQHTFQKRLMKQREELETHLEHNDHYDLESESDHESVSELSNYDNHPGDTATFLYEREKDIALNEHAEQELKDIDHALERIEEGRYGQCEACGKDIPQARLDALPTTTFCIEHSPSQQEHEERPVEEEILQPGFRRHSDEAAVTNFYDSEDSWQDVARYGTSDTPSDFSGQDISDYDDTFINSDEPISYVEDYENFTGNDLYGKNIKVYPNEAHEEYEEDLDEDGMMSILGDIPYHEGDTYTEE
- a CDS encoding type VII secretion protein EssB/YukC, whose protein sequence is MEEPIQLQQDEKNRFLTAIVLKEDTHIVETEQLEELKRGLPLFLRVGEIYMEEDRLKIAYETDPAFVPLSSKHSSSTEEKKASLAHLFQLRRLEGSPYIPYMDPDNLFVHPEHGLKIGHRGLREVLPPSNDEEGELFKAFQACLLSMFSSYSFHHILRKGSSHLTWDESRLAQRMAQAKRLDELEELISPPPNSKDDPKRSSKINPFILAGSMLVLGLGIGFSGGTSADQDDSKSLEYREEVEELKGQLASQQARAAAYQASLQNDHEKAIRLLEGLQNVNGETEALLDGTIKSLREANTLKDSLKEAVVENLVSLQTQEANQVILQIESKSPRVMMEKAWINDDYEKVLELHKKVNGTRSTWLAANSHFQLNEYDQAVSLAKEVNEADFAIRVLKAKKDQVESDEGLSEEEKEEQLSRINQQIENLQS
- a CDS encoding serine/threonine protein kinase — encoded protein: MYDNQVGSYKRIKEFKNESSASVSLVHTPNRPGRFILKIMKKNHPLSKQLINEAEKLITMDTPAIPSFYHIDIDKSTGWVETLQEYKEGSTLSSFMKDASSDELLQICRTLCKILHDLHCRDRPIVHRDLSPSNIIVYSPKEVSLIDFGISVFEEEDAFPIGTEGFAAPEQYVRSQGDVRTDLYGFGALLCYLNDKRLKNPEIHAWSKRLTSPIEARSVSLCEIEADLHRIQKKGGEGLWKSLFSFNKTKRIDS
- a CDS encoding DUF6382 domain-containing protein; the encoded protein is MNSTIFGYSFDFRQQNGLQLVCLGKEGRHLKEEDLNALQMKMMQSNTVPRLLPVKVDEMDLQLRLHYDLSSKRMLTPYLREKRLSWNDFAHLFIHIIEAIEASSLYMLNHNQFVLERDFIFIGRDVGDVYLTYLPMKELDREGDISDDLRSLLNELLEEYEHLQGEKQEEVSQYVASPSYNLQGLKELLMSMSVYHAFDEARAQESNHPLQDASMKDGEPMKPEDMNEVHTDRDKKEKGKKEASNVSDREKVYLFAGSALAIALFWKVYQSTGTSLWFYISTISTILIPILDGSYLAWRKGIFQRSKKTKNPKKPSELQNEEELSVPSIRETKSVSDERVEEEFQTNPLGEENGGSYAYQSIKGDIVPFLTVRRNNETESVNINRDHFVIGRHHEMVHHVEDVEGVSRVHAEFTKVGDHYGVKDLGSKNGTYVNENPLIPYKVYELKDNDKVIIGNSTLTFHHPEPAHV
- a CDS encoding A24 family peptidase yields the protein MYDALFIAFIIVAFIWDVNYHKLPNWLTAIGMVTGLMYHLLTGGINGFLFSGLGLLVSGGIFLLLYMFKAIGAGDVKLFAAIGAIMGIEFTLYLMMYSVVYAGVIGIVILLVVRTPMQRVFIRLYERTMRVLQRNPSQLDAFKQNKRTRFPFMYAVLPAVLTTYYYFL
- a CDS encoding DUF4352 domain-containing protein, with the translated sequence MRTVVKTLIFSMVLAILASGCSDTSKKENDNSSQANQQQDNSEKVSSSEDVYYSVGETHHFKTPIGNYKMTLDEVEITDQVNGEKAETGRFVIPTFTIENTGDSTITVEDAFSTFDLLTKVSKKSSTIQVGNEQLLAGNIESGETETGRIYYVIKGDSYTLQSDYITSDMKNRRVGWEFTNVEKEK
- a CDS encoding DUF4352 domain-containing protein is translated as MMKKTIKIIVLLVLIAVLSACNNQSENETTSDAKDSSDQTTTQPDNEESNQLIEIGETHNFETTLGSYKMNLKNVVEKKVVDSEESMNGEFIIPEFSIENTGDKAVKVESIFSTFDIKTPLIMISQTRVIGDQKDWWTKEIQPGETLNGKVYYDMKAGKTYEIKSRYVTADMEGTKTLGWKFSNEEVEKDAE
- a CDS encoding DUF5702 domain-containing protein; the encoded protein is MRRTLLHLKRKFIRDESGAVSIYLIIVVLLLFIFNAVFIDFARIMVAEHQTEVAAKKSLRSTFSAYDTELQKMGMYAFHEESVSEEDIFEEVFKSNLNAEGDYFHFIDNQLEEYTLESDPDRTLRNVDVFKHQILEDMKYTAPVEYGKLITEQLNPVACAMEKTSEFVNIASEVDPEFTKRSTAINDLKEELRKANEALFRIKDKVNGNKRSYPSASDLQDILVNFDDYEDDTEGEDRPDFESNSKSTVNTIEKQLNIATKSLKKAQDDLEEVIKLNEKIEKEIDGFKEKNDAKYERMRSKCASADTQGMQEASNSVDQYVIKKAPLTTLEGKIKDAHQYIGDKTSSSALDRIRHLEDVMKEAFQSESKPPNLASLIKSIRDPYGKWRKTVNTINQDFTTYIPKEYFTENDIAAGKKEKAKDKFKLAKDIFEQGKATYKDKGEYDELQTLLGNYTGSNAISVDEMTSAEGTSKAAVNQMDDLFGNLSEILTGVRDEAYINEYIMTRFKSVQNPSELSSCGNQTPMYKCLPEAYLYSNREVEYIIYGSHQPGINYGYALTELFLTRLALNLAGEFSNNETVKLIPHPWAKFWYALSVALEKTLDNMEVLTSGGEVSFVDLNGYKPDYSMLTDYKFYLRMFLFLHPEGKKIARIQASVDKSTNSDMSKLPTYIKANVESSVDLWFLPGITKLLGRANIVNGDVSNGRYYIETKIVYSY